The Spirosoma oryzicola region TGATTTGCCGACGACGGCTCTGCTAAGTTTAGAGAAGAAACTATCTTTTGTTTTCTCTAAACCTTTGTCGAGCGATTCCTTTTTTTCTTTCGAGAAAAAACCGAATAAAGCCATAGTATCGTTAGTGAAATGGGATCAACAAGTTAGTGTGTCAGTGCTTAAGGAGATCCGCGCATTCAATACGGTGATCGGCCTGCCAACTGACTAACTATTTTTTAACGCAAAAAGTCCCACTAGGCCAGTGAAGGCTGTGGGACATTTGAGTTATTGGTGAAGGAAACAGGTTCCAACAGGGGTTAGCCTTTCAGCGCAGCCTGTACTTCGTCGACAGGAACCATTTCTTCCTTGAAGGTGTAAGCGCCAGTTTTAGGCGATTTAACGGCTTTGATAATCTTAGCAAACGCTTTGCCGTTATCCTTCGTTTTCAGGGTTGCAACTACCTTTTTTGCCATGACGGTTTATGGTTTATAGTTTTTGACTGTGTTATGGTTTTTTACAAGCTAAAGCAAGTGCCGGCCCACGCTGTAAAAACAATAACCAAAACTATTT contains the following coding sequences:
- a CDS encoding DUF4295 domain-containing protein: MAKKVVATLKTKDNGKAFAKIIKAVKSPKTGAYTFKEEMVPVDEVQAALKG